TGCCTTGAGTGAAACAAAACAGCAGCCCTGTCCTAGCGACAGGCTGCATTCCAGATACTCCTCGGGATGAGCGGCAGCCGGAACCATGCGAGCCAGCTCACGCGCATAGTTCCAGAACTCCTCATCGCTCAAAGCCTCCAGCGACCTGGAGAGAAACCCTCCCGCACGTGGTACAACCATCTTCTCTTCCGCTCGCGCCGCCGTGGGCAGCACTGCCCTCGTTCGTTTTCTTCGTTCGTGAGTGATGAGCGAGTCGCTCCTTGCGTGACTGGCCAGGGCGGCTGATTGATCAAGTGAGGCCCAACGAACCAACCAGACAGACAATCAATCAAACGCCCGGCAGACGAAGCCAGGCCAGCTAACTGTAGGTCGGGGTCGGGCTACCCAGGTGGGCCTGCACAACCGAAATGACATCCTGCGTTCGGAATGGTTTGGTGAGGTAATCTTTGGCGCCCGCCAGACGCCCCTTAAGACGATCAATCACCCCATCACGCCCCGAGAGCATGACAATGACCGTATTACCAAATTGGGGCTTTGTTCGCAAAATGCGAGCAATCTCGTAGCCATCCATCTTGGGCAGACCGATGTCGAGGATCACCAGGTCAGGAACGCGGTGTTTATGCTTCGTGAGAGCCTCCAGCGCCTGAATCCCATCAGGATAGCTGACGTAATCGAAGCCCTCACGTCTCAGGCTGGTCTCGATGATCTTGCGCACGGTCAGCGAATCATCTATCACCATGACGAGTTTGCTCATAGTGTCTCCCTCTCTCTGCTTCCACACTACTACCATCCTTCAATCCGCCAACATACAACAGTCTGTATGTATCGGATGGCCCCCTGCGCTCCCTTCATCCTGAAGGTGCGCTGGTAGAGCTGTCGCTTCGACACCCCCGTGCTGCTCCCAGGGCCGTTTCCTGATAAAGCGTCGAAACACCCAGCCTACTCAGGTGACATAGTGGGGCTGTAGCAATAGTACCATAGGCGCCCGCAAAGTGCAATACAAGGGCATAAAAAACTGATTAAGATTTTTATCGCGGTCAAATATGACCCACGGCCCGCGCCCTGGAGCCTCACCAGCACCCTATGTGGTAATCTAGTAGCAGCAGGCAAGCCGCTTGCGATGCGCACGGCGCGAAAGGAGAGGAGGCCACTTTCCTGCCCGTGCGGCGCAAGAGCAAACCGGCACTCGATCGATCAATCACGCTCAGCCGAGAGCGAAGCAGAGGAGGCTTTTGATGGCTGATGCCCCTTTTCGCGAGCACGTGGTGCTTATTACGGGTGCTTCGCGCGGCATCGGTGAGCAACTGGCTTATCAGCTGGCAGAACAGGGCGCCTGGCTGGCTCTGGCCGCCCGCAGCAGCGAGGCGCTGGAGACCGTGGCCGCCACCTGCCGGACCCGTGGCGCCCGCGCCCTGGCCGTCCCTACCGACTTGCGCGATGAGGCCCAATGTCGACGTCTGGTCGAGCGCACGATCAGTGAATATGGTCGCCTCGATATGCTGATCAATAACGCCGGCATGGGCTTCCCCCGCCGCTTCGAGACCCTCAGCGACCTCTCGACCATCCGCGCCGAGATCGAGCTGAACTATTTGGGCACAGTCTACTGCACCTACTACGCCTTGCCATATTTGAAGCGCAGTCGCGGGCGCATCGTGGGCGTTAACAGCTTCGGTGGCCAGCTCGGTCTACCGGGTACCGCTGGCTACAATGCGTCGAAGCATGCCATGCGTGGCTTCTTGAATACCTTACGCACGGAGCTGCACGGCAGCGGGGTCAGCGTCTCGATTACCTACTTGAGCGCCGTGCGAACAGCACGTCTGCAGGAGGTGATGGGCAAGCAGGCCAGGAAGGTGCCCGCCCTCGACCCTGACCGCTGCGCCCGCCTGATCCTGCGTCAGGCCGCTCGCCGGCGCCGCGAGCAGGTGCTGACTCTCTCGGGTAAGACCCTGGTCTGGCTGAACCGCTGGGCACCGGCCCTGGTCGAGCGCTTGCTGGCATCGACCGCTCTGATTTCTTACCGCGAGTGAGCTGAGCGAAGCTGACCCTGGCCTGGCCCACTGGGCCGGGCTGTCGATCTCCTCGAAGGAGGCTGATGCAGTGACGACTCTGGAGCCTGTTCCTCTCTCCCAACGTCGCCTTGACTGGCTGTTGATCGCTTTCTTTGTGATTAATCTGCTTTTCGTGTCTTATTTGATCG
The sequence above is a segment of the Thermogemmatispora onikobensis genome. Coding sequences within it:
- a CDS encoding SDR family oxidoreductase, translating into MADAPFREHVVLITGASRGIGEQLAYQLAEQGAWLALAARSSEALETVAATCRTRGARALAVPTDLRDEAQCRRLVERTISEYGRLDMLINNAGMGFPRRFETLSDLSTIRAEIELNYLGTVYCTYYALPYLKRSRGRIVGVNSFGGQLGLPGTAGYNASKHAMRGFLNTLRTELHGSGVSVSITYLSAVRTARLQEVMGKQARKVPALDPDRCARLILRQAARRRREQVLTLSGKTLVWLNRWAPALVERLLASTALISYRE
- a CDS encoding response regulator codes for the protein MSKLVMVIDDSLTVRKIIETSLRREGFDYVSYPDGIQALEALTKHKHRVPDLVILDIGLPKMDGYEIARILRTKPQFGNTVIVMLSGRDGVIDRLKGRLAGAKDYLTKPFRTQDVISVVQAHLGSPTPTYS